In Mangifera indica cultivar Alphonso chromosome 14, CATAS_Mindica_2.1, whole genome shotgun sequence, the DNA window TTCATCTATCACAAGGTGAGACAGATATGTCTCTTCCTTGTTTCTCTAATGAGAATTATAGAAAATCTTATCCTCTATTCTTgagaaataattatattcatatcATATCCCTTTTTTTAACCTCTTATTGTCTCTTCCACTTAATTATTAACTTAGTAATAATAttgtgataaataattaaaaatatttttttttgtaaattatactTTACAAATAGATACAAGACAAAAAAGGtataaaacaaagataaaatggTGATATATTAATCTATGTTCTCATTCTATCTCcacttatattaaaaaatcttctttttctcgtatgaaatgagataaaatccTATTTCTGAtatcaaattgtcatccctacaTAAGAGTTTGCGGCAAAAGTTCAATCAAATTAAGtacaaaatgaatttaaatcaaaaattttatataatatgctcAAGGTTTTTTCACTTTCTAAGAATTAGTGAGCTTCAAGTAAAGAGGGTAACTCACTCTCTCCAATCTCTAAAACCTTCTCCACTTCAATAAATTTGGATTAaacaataactttttttctttgggttttttgatctttaaaacttaaaaagcttgaattaaaaattatttgtaatttcattttaatgaCACGAGGTtgaatttatctcatttttaatcCTGCCGCCTAAAAATTAGTCCCACTAACTTTTTATAGCACTAATTTAACTAATGAGATATAATGTCTCTTTTAGAAAGTGGTGAGCCAAATGGATGTATAACCAGAATCAAATCGAGACAAATCAACCACTATTTTTTGACCCATGCCTCTTCATTCCCCCCATGGAACGAGCTATTGTGCTTTATTAATTAGGCCAAAACAGCAGCGCCGCCCCCGCCCCACACCCCCCACCCCACCCACCCCCCAAAAACCTCTAATGGACAAACTAATTTTTCACtattaaagtttgaaatgtcaaaattttcacctttctaattttaaatttaataataatatctattaaaattttcaataatgttggtaaaaagataaaaatactcttaatttaaataacaatttgcCCCCTAAAAGACATCCATCTATCTTGAAAATTTGTTTCACTTTTAAAGTCACACACGACTACGAAACCTTTCTCTCTAATGCATCACAAAGTACCTTCAAATTTCTATCGTTAAGAACCCTAAACCTATTGAgactattattaattatttttctcaacTACAAGCTTGCTTTAAGAAGCTAGCTGAGTTTGGACTTTGAGTAGTTAtgatattatatgttattaatttagcAAAGTTCAGAATAGACGGAAACGTAATCACTAATGTCATTGTTTTGACTTTCCTTTTTATATTGTCAAATAAAATCTTACGCAATCTTTATGTAAtctgtcattttttttaaataaaaaattgtctaaacctaacacaatataattttatagattgGACTCAGTTTCAATGTCGTCTTTCTAGATTGTTTGTGTTCAAATTGATGTTCAATAGGAATAAATAcgggtaaaaatattaatatataattatataattaaataattttaattatgaaaacttccaaaattatgaaaacaaacTTTATTGTTggtattctaaaatattttgaggcatttaaaatttgttgtatttttttaaagattaaaaataaaataaaattcatatcaaGCATAtcctaattattttataaaaaattaataagttattAAGTTATATGagatatgatgatatatcatttatatatttaattaaatatttaaatattcaaaacttgaTACGCAGAAAATTGCTCAGATTCATGTGTTCTAGTAACAAACTTGTTGATTAACTTATAAGGCATGAGTGGGTAGGCagctttattatatatttatattatatctatttattaagaaACCATGCACGACCAACTCTCTAAGccctatatatattcatttcttttcttcaaaCTTTCACCACTGATCTTCAAGCCGAAGTAAAAACCagagaataaaaaaagatgGGAAAGAGCAGGGTTCTTGTTGTGGGCGCAACAGGATACATAGGGAGGAGAATTGTGAAGGCGAGCTTAGCTCAAGGCCACACAACTTACGTTCTTCAGCGTCCGGAGATCGGGCTCGACATCGAAAAGGTGCAGATGCTGTTATCGTTCAAAAAAGAAGGAGCCATTCTCGTCGAGGGCTCGTTTTCCGATCATCAGAGCCTGGTGGAGGCTGTGAAGAAGGCCGATGTTGTGATTTGCACGATGTCCGGCGTTCATTTCCGGAGCCACAACATTTTGTTGCAGCTGAAGCTTGTTGACGCTATCAAAGAGGCTGGAAATGTTAAGGTACGATTTGTCTCTTTGACCTAATAGTTGTTGGCTTTTGCTTTGGAATATTGATTGAAATATaagcaaaaaatttaaatataaaccgtatcaaactaaaaaaatttactttttcttgaTTTCAAATAGAGTAGAACAGTCAGatttagtataatttaaaaaaaatatagtttatagtttgatttaatttaaaaattattcaaatcataaattatttttctaaaattcgttaaacaaaattaaattattttataaatcaaactataatttttttaataatttgatcgGATTTTATAGTTTAAGCTGAATTACGTATCCCCCTGATGAGATGTTTTGAATGGAATAAAGGGTTTAAAGTTGTTTACATGCATATGATGACCATTGACGATGCATCGATTGACCTTCTGATTTCTTTGGGTTGGTGAGCTATTTACCCACTGTAGCactagtttaattaatttctttgatCTTGCTATAAGATTCAACTACCCGCTgactttatattatattaattttgttctcTATACATTATTATATGACTGCCgactcaaattaaaaagaaattaagctGATCTGTTGGTCAAAAAGATTCGTCTTTTTCTATGTTTACCcaactttgattttttaaataatctaattaaatgatttaagaTTGGTGCATCTGATCATGcccaaaagacaaaaattaagaaaaatgaaaataataaaactttggtACATTAGTGTGTATGTATCTTATAATTGTCCACTTGGTATAGcttaataatattatctttgttcaatcatattaattaaaataaccctattcattaataaatattctTTGAACATTTTGTAGCGTTTCTTACCTTCGGAATTTGGAATGGACCCATCAAGAATGGGGCACGCCCTTGAACCAGGCAAGGAAACATTTGATCAGAAAATGGTAATTAGAAGAGCCATAGAGGATGCTAATATTCCCTTCACTTATGTCGTCGCCAATTGCTTTGGTGGCTATTTCGCGGGCAATCTCTCTCAGTTCGCCACCCTTATCCCCCCAAGGGACAAAGTCTCCCTCTATGGAGACGGCAATGTTAAAGGtataattctaattataaagTAGGGCAAAGGTctatttttttactcaaattttagtttaatctcaaacGCATATTCATAttagttgaaaatttcaaatacccacttataaactaacttttgttaaaatgaagggtaaaatcattattttactattgaattttaaaaccttaaacatttttatcatttttctcctttaatttaaaaaacttacaatttttctcctaaatcgaattttgaaaaacaacatttccccccctaaggttttttttccaTCTCCAATGATCGGATGTTGTTCCTATCGTCGGTCAGCCTTCCCACCATCTTTTTCTCCCCCAATTGATGTTTTCACTTGATTGATTTCATCGGACGAAGACAATTCGTTTTCACCCCATTGAAGAGGTGAGGGGAgaaatgtagttttttaaagtttaataataggaaaaaattattagtcttctaaattaaagagaaaaaataatataaatttttagagtttagaggtaaaatgacgattttacctttatctctaataaaaaattataatataaattaattcataaatagatatttagattttttatttgttataggtatatttttaagattaagataaaatttgggtgtgaaataatcctttggcctacaAAGTACtaataatttaaccattttatgtatttagatttaagttttaattattgtttgcATGGCCATGGCATAGTGATTTTCATGGATGAAGATGACGTGGCGACATACACAATCAAGGCCATAGATGACCCTCGAACATTAAACAAAACGATGTACGTGGCACCGCCGGAGAACATTCTGTCGCAGAGACAATTAGTCGAGGAATGGGAGAAGCTTCTTGGAAGAAAACTAGAGAAGTCAAGTATTTCTGCCCAAGAAATTTTAGCTATGTTGAAAggtagattaattaattaattagcttTAATTActagattaattattaattagttgCAAATTAAATCTCTTTactgaaattaattaatgaaatattaattgcAGGGACGGATGATGTTGGAGCCAAGGCGGGATTGGGACATTTCTATCACATATTTTACGAGGGATGTTTGACAAACTTTGAAATAGAAGAAGAGGGTCATGAAGAAGCTTCAAAGCTTTATCCCGAGGTGAATTACACTCGGAtgcatcaatatttgaaaatctaTGTCTAAAAGTCTCGGTTCGAAAgagatttgaattcatattatACATCAAATTTTCTCCATTATCCTTTCAAAGTTATTTGTATTGTTCTTCGTTCAAGTTAATTTGTATTCTTGGTGCCAACAAGATTTGATCATGAGTCTTGTTAAAGTGGCTTTCGACACTGAggacaaataatatatttttaagatctTTCATTGCAAAAATCTTAGTCAATAACTCTTTcgttttatgaaataaattgatattaccATCAACAAGTAGTTTGTTATCAACACAAAAAGTcattacataaatattaatttactttctcgcatttttatatatacatattgatcaaatttgttctttataaaatcaaacaaaattataactTTCTCAAATTTACGATACCACTAccaaaaaatatgtttttaactACATAtaatccttttttaatttatatatccaacattcatttttttatgtcttttgtcttaaatttatatgattacGTCATATAAACTCTCTCGTAagaatttttattcataaaagtAGTTCGATAAAGATATAAagagaatattttaattaaacaatttttcttttaatgaaaCCCTTTGTAATCcatcttattttatatttatttatataaattaaattatgaaaccaaataaaataatattaataataaaaaaataaattctccTGATAATAAGAGGGA includes these proteins:
- the LOC123195988 gene encoding isoflavone reductase homolog — protein: MGKSRVLVVGATGYIGRRIVKASLAQGHTTYVLQRPEIGLDIEKVQMLLSFKKEGAILVEGSFSDHQSLVEAVKKADVVICTMSGVHFRSHNILLQLKLVDAIKEAGNVKRFLPSEFGMDPSRMGHALEPGKETFDQKMVIRRAIEDANIPFTYVVANCFGGYFAGNLSQFATLIPPRDKVSLYGDGNVKVIFMDEDDVATYTIKAIDDPRTLNKTMYVAPPENILSQRQLVEEWEKLLGRKLEKSSISAQEILAMLKGTDDVGAKAGLGHFYHIFYEGCLTNFEIEEEGHEEASKLYPEVNYTRMHQYLKIYV